In candidate division WOR-3 bacterium, the genomic stretch CGACGGTTCTAAGATCTTTTTAATTTCAGCAAGCCAGTAATTCTTCTTCTTTTCGATAACTTTAACTTGGACAATATCATCAGGTGCTGAATAAGGCACAAAGACCTTAACACCATTAAATTTTCCTATACCACTGCCTTGATACACAATCTTATCAATCTTAATTTTAATTATATTAACTTGAGATAATTGTTTTGGAGATAGCAAACTATCTGGTCTAAAATCTTTTACCAAGTCGTAAGGACTTTTCTTAATATTTCTTGAGATAGTTTTTTAATTGCTCGGTCAATACCTATATCTTCCGATTCAGACTGGGCATCATAAGTGATAAAAGTTGAAACATCTCCCTGGTATAAAAAAGTATCTTCAACTTTATCTTCGGCTTCAACATATGCAGATAGAGTTATTTTCCAGACAAGCACTTCTTGCGATGAAGTATAAGATTGGGGAGAGCGGTCATAGTTTGTAATCTTGCAATTCAAGATTAAATTGGCTTTATCTAAGGAAGTAACTCTTAAACTGCGTTCTTTATTAAAATCAGTAATCAGTTGGTCGGTTAAGAGGTCGCCTAAACCGGGCTTCATTGTTTCATTACCAACAATTGGAACTGCTACAGTTTTTAAGTGTGAAGGCACAATGGTGCGTGTCGAATAACCACAACAACTTAGGATTAAGAACATAACGGCTAAAAATTTAAACATAACATATTTTGCTGACAATAATACGAAAAGTCAAGACCTTTAACCATTTAACCTTTGAAAAATTGAACTTTTTAAGCCTTTCCACTTTAGAACAACTAATCTTCGCTAATTTTAAGACCTGTTTCACATTCCGTTATAATTAAATCTCATAGCCTGTATAGTATCTGTTGGACACATTACAAGGTAATGTCAAGAATTTTGCGTATTTTCTTTTTTCTTCCCTTGTCTGTCATTTTGATAAAAACTGCATACACTTCTTCAGTATTGACATTAATCTATTTTCTGCTATTATCAAAATAATGGAAAATCAAAGACCTTTACCATCAACTCGAGTATTAAGTGCGCTCGGTTATCTGCCGTTTTTCTGCTTTTTACCATTGTATCTGTGCCGAGATGATGAATTTGCCCAACAACACGCAAAACAGAGTTTAGTCTTATTGATTATTTATATAATTCTATGGATTGGCATCTGGTTAATAAATGTTATTTTTCGTGGTATTTTAGGCCATATTCTAATAATCGGATTTTTATTTAATGCTATCGGTTGGCTCGTCTATCACATCATCGGCACAATTCTTTCGTTCGCATATCTAATCTTAATCATCGTTGGCATAATAGCCGCCGGACTGGGAAACCAGTGGGAAATACCTGTAATCTCGACCTACGCCAAACATCTAAAAATCTAATCAACCAACACTACCCACCAACCACCAACTCTCAATCTTTAGTTCTGATAATAAATCTTATGTAAACTACAACAGGAGTAAGGAGTTTGGTGGTTTGTTGGTGCGTCTCCTCTGTGTTTAAGTTTGTCTGTGTATGTTTTATTGGTTGAGTAGTTCGTAATTAGGTGCTTCTTTGGTGATGGTGATATCGTGAGGATGGCTTTCTCTTAAGCCAGCATTAGTAATGCAAACAAATTTTGCTTTTCTTTGTAATTCTTTTATCGTTTTGGCTCCACAATAACCCATACCGGCTTTAACTCCGCCAATCAATTGATAAATAAAATCGTCAACTTTACCTCGATAAGGCACTCTGCCTTCAATCCCTTCAGGCACAAACTTCTTGGCTTCTTCTTGAAAATATCGGTCTGCAGAACCTCGCTTCATTGCATCGATTGAGCCCATTGCCCGATAGATTTTATATCTCCTACCTTCTAAAATTATCTCTTCACCAGGACTTTCTTCAGTGCCAGCAAAAAGATTGCCAATCATTACTGTGGAAGCACCTGCAGCTAAGGCTTTGACAATATCGCCCGAAAATCTTATACCACCATCAGCAATTATAGGAACATTTCGTGCTTGTTGAGCACATTCGTAGATTGCACTGAACTGGGGAACACCGATGCCCGCAATAACTCGTGTTGTGCAAATCGAACCTGGTCCGATACCAACTTTTATCGCATCAACATCTAATCTTAATAAATCTTTTACTGCTTCTTTAGTGGCAACATTACCGACAACAAGTTGAACTTCAGGAAATCGTTTTCGAATTTGTTTAGTTAAATTGATTACGCCCGCAGAATGGGCATGGGCTGTATCAATAACTAAAGCATCGACTCCGGCATCAATTAATGCTTCACTTCTTTTAATACTATCTTTACTGACACCAATTGCCGCAGCAACTCTTAATCTGCCTAATTTATCAACTGTTGCATAGGGATGCTCCAATTTTTTTAGAATATCTTTTATAGTGATTAATCCTTTAAGGATGAATTTCTTATCTACGATGGGTAGTTTTTCAATCCGATGTTGTTTGAGAATCTTTTGGGCATTAGTGAGGTTTGTGCCTACAGGTGCGGTTATCAGATTGTCTTTCGTCATCAGATACTTTACTTTCTTATTTAAGTCGGTCTCAAAGATAATATCGCGTTTGGTAATAATCCCAACAAGTTTTCCTGTATTATCAGTTACCGGTAATCCAGAAATTGCATATTTTTCCATAAGATTTTTTGCTTGACCTAAAGTATCATCAGGACTAACAGTTACGGGATTGACAATCATTCCACTTTCAGCTCTTTTTACTTTGATTACTTCTGATGCCTGTTCTTCAATACTCAAATTTTTATGAATCACGCCAATACCACCGGCAACTGCTAAGGCAATTGCCATTTTGGCTTCGGTGACAGTATCCATTGCTGCACTAACTAAAGGAATCTGGAGTGGAATATCTTTAGTAAAATAAGTCTTCGTTTCTACATCTTTAGGTAGAACTTTTGACTTTTGGGGAACTAACAGAATATCGTCAAAGGTATAAGCAGTATTGATTTTCATATTATTTAAACTATACTGTTTTTATCGGCTCTCGCATATAATTCTCATCTAATTAAATACGATATTTATTTTTTTAATTCTCATCTAATTAAAACTATACATTTACTTTATTGTGATTTCATATTTAATTTTAATTTTTAATTAAAATGCCGACAATTATTTTTTCTGGCTCTCCCCTATTTGTAGTTCATATTTTACTTCTGGAGGAATTTTTAAGGTTGCAGCAGCAGAGCAATATTTATCGCGGGAAAGTTCAAAGGCTCTTTGCAAATCGTCTGGATTTATTTCTGGGTTGACATGAATTTTGACTTTAATTGTCGTGTAGCGTTTAGGATGTTCTTCTGCCCGTTCGCCTTCAACTGTAACAATCATTTCTTTCAGTTCAGCGCGTTTTTTCTTAAGAATAGAGACAATATCGAAAGCCATACAGCCACCGAGACCAATTAATATCATATCAATTGGTTGAAAGCCGGTTTCAGTTCCACCAACTTCAGGTTTAGTATCTAAAACCAAACTATGTTTATTTTCATCTGTAACCACGAATCTTAAATTGTCAATCCATTTTAAGGTAACTTTTTGCATATTCATTTGAATAGTTTCGTTGATATTATTTTAATAATGCGCTAATTTTGGCTTCTAAATTTGAGATATTTTCTTCGCTGAATCCGACTTCTCTTAATGCAATCTTTCCTTTTTTATCAAAGATGATAAGTGTTGGAATCCCTTGAACATCATATGCTTTGGCAACTTCATTCGTACCTAAGAGAATCGGATATGGAATATTGATATCTTGGTTATATTTTTCCAGTGCGGATTTATCTTGGTCCAAGGAAACTCCTAAAACAACTAATCCTTGGTCTTTATAAGTGTTGTAAATTCTAATTAGATGCGGAATTGCGGCACGGCATGGTGGACACCAGGTTGCCCAAAAGTCGACTAAGATAACTTTGCCTTTCAGTGCCGAAAGCGTGATTTTACCACCGCCTAGTTGTTCTAACGTGAAATCTGTCGTTTTCATTGTGGGAGTAGATTTAGCCCGGTTACCGCCACAATGTAAAAATAAACATATTAATAAAATTGAAATCAAGATTTGTTTCATTTTATCTCCTTTTATTATTTACTTACAGTCGATTGAGTATTATTTTCAAAACAAAACCGATATTAGACTTTTCAATCTGATAGTATTTTTTCGATGTGTTCGACCAGATAACTTTTCGGCACGGCACCGACAATCGTATCAACCACCTGACCATTTTTGAATAACATCAAACTCGGAATACTCATAATTGAATATTTTTCTGCCAATTTCGGTTCATTATCAACATTAACCTTACCGACCTTTAATTTGCCTTGGTATTCTTTTGATAGTTCGTCAATGATGGATGCAATCATTTGGCAAGGCATACACCACGATGCCCAAAAATCCACTAATGCTGGTAGCGAAGAGTCTAAAATCTCTTGTTGAAAATTTTTTTCGTTAAGTTCAATTGCCATATGCTTTAATTGTATTGTTCAGTCACTATTTTTATTATGATAACAATAGATAATTTATACTCAAAAAGTCTTATTTGTCAAGCAATTCGTCAATTGAGTGTATTGGTAAGGCATTAAGTTTTTTGATTCGGTCATCTGCGGGCGAACTTATTCCTTGAAAAAGATAAACGGGCTTATTTTGTTTTATTGCATGTTCAACCGTATTAACTGTGCCACCGCTATCACCGGCTTCAACCACTAAAATTTTATCTGCCAAGGCACTGGTAATGCGATTGCGGGCTAAAGCATTACCTACAGACCACTCGCTATAGGGAAAAAATTCTGAGATAATTGTCGCTTGATTAAAAAAAGTATCAGCAAATTCAAGGAGTTCGGGATGAAAGGAAAATTTTAAGATGCCGAACGGTAAGACCGCAATCGTTTTGCCACCAGCCATAATTGCACCTAAATGGACAAAAGTGTCAATACCTTTAGCATAACCACTAACAATAATATAACCAGCCCGGGTCAAAATAGATGCAAATTCTTTAGCATATTGTTTTCCTTTTGCTGATGCTTCGCGTGTGCCAATAATGGCAATTGACTTTCCGGAAAATATCTTACCTTTAACATAAAGTATTGGCGGTAAATTACTAATACTTTTCAGGGATTTAGGATAATTCGTATCTTGATAGGTTATTATCTTTATTTTATTGCGCTTTACCTCATCTAAAATTAAATTCATCTGGTCTAAATCTTTCTCGGCAAAGAGAATTTTTTCTGCTATTTTTGCATTTATTCTTGGAATCTTTAACAGGGTTTGGATATTAGATGAAAAAACTGATTTTGCACTACCAAATTGCTCAATCAGATTACGAAGCGTAGTAGCACCTACTCCTTCAATACTTTGTAACAACAGATAATACTTCAACTCATTATCCATCATTTAACCATCTCGCTTAATATTTTAGGATAATTACCAAATATTTTTCTTAACCTTTCTATAACAAAAAGTAACATCTCCTCTATTCTTGTGAAAACAATCTTGGGTAAATGTATCTAAGATTTTCTTTAGAATTTATTGCGTAGAGCCTTTATGTAGGCAAGTTCGGCTTTCGCCGTTTCAACTACTTCGCCCGGAGTTATATGTTTAATAACTTTTTCATAGATTCTTTCTGCTCGAGATAAATCATTTAAGTTTTTATAACACCGTGCCGCAGCAATTAAGGCTTCGCCGGCAAGTTTCGATTTTTTGTAGCGTTCGAAAACCTTTTCATAGGTCTCGGCGGCTTTTTTGAGATTCTGCTTTTCTTCATAACAATTACCAATTGCCAACAATGTGGCTGGACCTAAAATCGGGTCTTTTTTCAATTTACCATAGGCTTGAGAAAATGCCCGATGTGCCTTATCAAATTCTTGTCGAGAAAAATAGATATTGCCTAAATAGAAATGGGCCTTTGCAGCCAAATAATGTCCAGAAAAACGACGAGAAAAATCAGTAAATCGTTCCTCAGCCGCATCAAAATTTTGTGTTGAGTATAGACCCAAGGCTTCAGTAAATCGTAATTGCACTTCAGGATTTTCTTTGCCCGTAGTAGAAAAATATATTATAACAATTGCAATGATTGCGACAACCGCACCGATTACAATAAAAAACCTTTGTCTTTGATGATAATACCAATAAATTATTTTGGTAATAATTTGTTGAAAGATATCTTCTTTTTTTGCTTCTTTTAACATTTTTGTTCCTTACTCTTTAAGTGTTTATTTTCATTATCACTACTCTTACTATCATTATAATTATCGCTTTATACCCCTGGTGAGATTCGAACTCACGAACCTATGGTTTAGGA encodes the following:
- the guaB gene encoding IMP dehydrogenase is translated as MKINTAYTFDDILLVPQKSKVLPKDVETKTYFTKDIPLQIPLVSAAMDTVTEAKMAIALAVAGGIGVIHKNLSIEEQASEVIKVKRAESGMIVNPVTVSPDDTLGQAKNLMEKYAISGLPVTDNTGKLVGIITKRDIIFETDLNKKVKYLMTKDNLITAPVGTNLTNAQKILKQHRIEKLPIVDKKFILKGLITIKDILKKLEHPYATVDKLGRLRVAAAIGVSKDSIKRSEALIDAGVDALVIDTAHAHSAGVINLTKQIRKRFPEVQLVVGNVATKEAVKDLLRLDVDAIKVGIGPGSICTTRVIAGIGVPQFSAIYECAQQARNVPIIADGGIRFSGDIVKALAAGASTVMIGNLFAGTEESPGEEIILEGRRYKIYRAMGSIDAMKRGSADRYFQEEAKKFVPEGIEGRVPYRGKVDDFIYQLIGGVKAGMGYCGAKTIKELQRKAKFVCITNAGLRESHPHDITITKEAPNYELLNQ
- a CDS encoding DNA-protecting protein DprA; its protein translation is MMDNELKYYLLLQSIEGVGATTLRNLIEQFGSAKSVFSSNIQTLLKIPRINAKIAEKILFAEKDLDQMNLILDEVKRNKIKIITYQDTNYPKSLKSISNLPPILYVKGKIFSGKSIAIIGTREASAKGKQYAKEFASILTRAGYIIVSGYAKGIDTFVHLGAIMAGGKTIAVLPFGILKFSFHPELLEFADTFFNQATIISEFFPYSEWSVGNALARNRITSALADKILVVEAGDSGGTVNTVEHAIKQNKPVYLFQGISSPADDRIKKLNALPIHSIDELLDK
- the trxA gene encoding thioredoxin; the encoded protein is MAIELNEKNFQQEILDSSLPALVDFWASWCMPCQMIASIIDELSKEYQGKLKVGKVNVDNEPKLAEKYSIMSIPSLMLFKNGQVVDTIVGAVPKSYLVEHIEKILSD
- a CDS encoding tetratricopeptide repeat protein — protein: MLKEAKKEDIFQQIITKIIYWYYHQRQRFFIVIGAVVAIIAIVIIYFSTTGKENPEVQLRFTEALGLYSTQNFDAAEERFTDFSRRFSGHYLAAKAHFYLGNIYFSRQEFDKAHRAFSQAYGKLKKDPILGPATLLAIGNCYEEKQNLKKAAETYEKVFERYKKSKLAGEALIAAARCYKNLNDLSRAERIYEKVIKHITPGEVVETAKAELAYIKALRNKF
- a CDS encoding TlpA family protein disulfide reductase; translated protein: MKQILISILLICLFLHCGGNRAKSTPTMKTTDFTLEQLGGGKITLSALKGKVILVDFWATWCPPCRAAIPHLIRIYNTYKDQGLVVLGVSLDQDKSALEKYNQDINIPYPILLGTNEVAKAYDVQGIPTLIIFDKKGKIALREVGFSEENISNLEAKISALLK
- the lptE gene encoding LPS assembly lipoprotein LptE, with translation MFKFLAVMFLILSCCGYSTRTIVPSHLKTVAVPIVGNETMKPGLGDLLTDQLITDFNKERSLRVTSLDKANLILNCKITNYDRSPQSYTSSQEVLVWKITLSAYVEAEDKVEDTFLYQGDVSTFITYDAQSESEDIGIDRAIKKLSQEILRKVLTTW
- a CDS encoding OsmC family protein — encoded protein: MQKVTLKWIDNLRFVVTDENKHSLVLDTKPEVGGTETGFQPIDMILIGLGGCMAFDIVSILKKKRAELKEMIVTVEGERAEEHPKRYTTIKVKIHVNPEINPDDLQRAFELSRDKYCSAAATLKIPPEVKYELQIGESQKK